A region of Leifsonia xyli DNA encodes the following proteins:
- a CDS encoding ABC transporter permease produces the protein MALAAFTGAPPTQDQEPAVRRKSGIALVLLLPGVLYLVLFFLTPLISLIITSFQAPVVDGDIGQYQTAFQWQNYVDSFSEYWPQILRSFVYALIATAAALVISYPLAYFIGVKMRGRPVAQNLLMTLVIAPFFISFLLRTLAWKAILSDDGWVASSLKAISVLPPDAHITGTPFSVIFGLTYNFIPFMCLPLYSTLERLDTRLLEAGQDLYASPWTTFRKVTIPLSMPGIVSGTLLTFIPAAGDYINASQDFLGAADTSMMGNVIESNFLVLQNYPTAASMSVILMAVILVIVGFYVRRSGTEELL, from the coding sequence ATGGCCCTCGCCGCGTTCACCGGCGCGCCGCCGACGCAGGATCAGGAGCCCGCGGTCCGCCGCAAGAGCGGCATCGCGCTCGTCCTCCTCCTGCCGGGCGTGCTGTACCTCGTCCTGTTCTTCCTCACGCCGCTCATCTCGCTGATCATTACGTCGTTCCAGGCGCCGGTGGTCGACGGCGACATCGGGCAGTACCAGACCGCCTTCCAGTGGCAGAACTACGTCGACTCGTTCTCGGAGTACTGGCCGCAGATCCTGCGGTCGTTCGTCTACGCGCTCATCGCGACGGCGGCGGCGCTCGTGATCAGCTACCCGCTGGCGTACTTCATCGGCGTGAAGATGCGCGGGCGGCCCGTCGCGCAGAACCTGCTGATGACGCTGGTGATCGCGCCGTTCTTCATCAGCTTCCTGCTTCGGACGCTGGCGTGGAAGGCGATCCTCAGCGACGACGGCTGGGTCGCCAGCTCGCTGAAGGCGATCTCCGTGCTGCCGCCCGACGCGCACATCACAGGCACGCCGTTCTCCGTGATCTTCGGTCTCACGTACAACTTCATCCCGTTCATGTGCCTTCCGCTGTACTCCACACTGGAGCGACTGGACACGCGCCTCCTGGAGGCGGGACAGGATCTGTACGCGAGCCCGTGGACCACGTTCCGCAAGGTGACCATCCCGTTGTCGATGCCCGGCATCGTCTCCGGGACGCTGCTCACGTTCATCCCGGCGGCCGGCGACTACATCAACGCCTCGCAGGACTTCCTGGGGGCGGCGGACACCTCGATGATGGGCAATGTCATCGAGAGCAACTTCCTGGTGCTGCAGAACTATCCGACCGCCGCGTCGATGTCCGTCATCCTGATGGCAGTCATCCTCGTCATCGTCGGGTTCTACGTGCGGCGGAGCGGGACGGAGGAGCTGCTGTGA
- a CDS encoding 4-aminobutyrate--2-oxoglutarate transaminase (catalyzes the formation of succinate semialdehyde and glutamate from 4-aminobutanoate and 2-oxoglutarate), which produces MTREFSVPQSRHLLTELPGPRSVELQQRRVASVSRGAGTLANIYMESGSGAILVDVDGNRLIDLGCGIGVTTIGHAHPAVVAAAAEQASKLTHTLFTVTPYENYVAVAEKLQQITPGDFEKHSILVNSGAEAVENAVKIARKYTGRRAIATLDHAFHGRTNLTMAMTYRPWPERAGMGPFPGEIYSLPISYPFRDPEGMTGAEAAERTIDYIRTHIGATELAALFVEPIQGDGGIIIPAPGYFARLAEFCAENGIVFVADEIQAGIGRTGTWYSIEHHGVVPDLITSAKGIAGGFPLAAVTGRAEIMDAVQPGGIGGTFGGNPVSTAAALATLQAIEDEDLLGEARRVEQALLARIGDWAERFPVVGEVRGKGAMFGVELVKPGTKTPNPEALQAVLAHATRNGVIPLDAGSWDSVLRLLPSVVISEELIDDAATVLEEALGRLG; this is translated from the coding sequence ATGACCCGCGAATTCTCCGTGCCCCAGTCCCGCCATCTCCTGACCGAGCTGCCCGGCCCGCGTTCCGTCGAACTGCAGCAGCGGCGGGTGGCGTCGGTGAGCCGCGGCGCGGGGACGCTCGCGAACATCTACATGGAGTCCGGGTCCGGCGCGATCCTCGTGGACGTCGACGGCAACCGCCTGATCGACCTCGGCTGCGGCATCGGCGTGACGACCATCGGCCACGCGCATCCCGCCGTCGTCGCCGCCGCCGCGGAGCAGGCGTCCAAGCTTACGCACACGCTGTTCACGGTGACCCCGTACGAGAATTACGTCGCCGTCGCCGAGAAGCTGCAGCAGATCACCCCCGGCGACTTCGAGAAGCACAGCATCCTGGTCAACTCAGGCGCCGAGGCGGTCGAGAACGCCGTCAAGATCGCCCGCAAGTACACGGGCCGCCGCGCCATCGCGACGCTCGATCACGCCTTCCACGGCCGCACCAACCTCACCATGGCGATGACGTATCGCCCCTGGCCGGAGCGCGCGGGCATGGGCCCGTTCCCCGGCGAGATCTACAGCCTTCCGATCAGCTACCCGTTCCGCGATCCGGAGGGGATGACCGGCGCGGAGGCGGCGGAGCGCACCATCGACTACATCCGCACCCACATCGGCGCGACCGAGCTCGCCGCCCTGTTCGTGGAGCCGATCCAGGGCGACGGCGGCATCATCATCCCGGCGCCGGGCTACTTCGCGCGCCTGGCGGAGTTCTGCGCCGAGAACGGCATCGTGTTCGTCGCCGACGAGATCCAGGCCGGCATCGGCCGCACCGGCACGTGGTACTCGATCGAGCACCACGGCGTCGTGCCCGACCTCATCACCAGCGCGAAGGGCATCGCCGGCGGCTTCCCGCTCGCGGCGGTGACCGGCCGCGCCGAGATCATGGACGCGGTCCAGCCCGGCGGCATCGGCGGCACCTTCGGCGGCAACCCGGTCTCGACGGCCGCCGCCCTGGCGACCCTGCAGGCGATCGAGGACGAGGACCTCCTCGGCGAGGCGCGCCGCGTCGAGCAGGCGCTCCTGGCGCGCATCGGCGACTGGGCCGAGCGGTTCCCGGTCGTCGGCGAGGTGCGCGGCAAGGGCGCGATGTTCGGCGTCGAGCTGGTGAAGCCGGGCACGAAGACCCCGAACCCGGAGGCGCTGCAGGCCGTGCTCGCGCACGCCACGCGCAACGGCGTCATCCCGCTGGATGCGGGCAGCTGGGACAGCGTCCTGCGCCTGCTCCCGTCGGTCGTCATCAGCGAGGAGCTCATCGACGACGCGGCCACCGTGCTCGAGGAGGCCCTCGGCCGCCTCGGCTGA
- a CDS encoding spermidine/putrescine ABC transporter ATP-binding protein yields the protein MAKGVFAESGADLRLDGIKKRFPGFTAIEHLDLTIPAGSFFALLGPSGCGKTTTLRLVAGLEEPTEGRILIGGQDVTRTKPFQRPVNTVFQSYALFPHMTILENVAFGLRRRRIGDPIAKAHEALRLVELDHLAARRPAQLSGGQQQRVALARAVVNRPALLLLDEPLGALDLKLRRQMQLELKSIQTEVGLTFVHVTHDQEEAMTMADTVAVMNKGRIEQMGSPEILYELPSTVFVANFLGQSNLFAGPVKDSGAETLGVDVGGERIQVPRSRAQRTSGYVTVGVRPEKLTLHADPAGIASGANRLGPGRVTDVSFSGVSTQYLVDVPGLGTVVVFAQNTTSGPVAGLGAEVWVAWDPAHTFVLADEPPADGRFVDDADTQALAAQARERMLTELEEA from the coding sequence ATGGCGAAGGGAGTATTCGCCGAGTCCGGCGCAGACCTGCGCCTCGACGGCATCAAGAAGCGTTTCCCCGGGTTCACGGCCATCGAGCACCTGGACCTCACCATCCCGGCCGGGTCGTTCTTCGCCCTGCTCGGCCCGAGCGGCTGCGGCAAGACGACGACACTGCGCCTCGTCGCCGGTCTCGAGGAGCCGACCGAGGGCCGCATCCTCATCGGCGGCCAGGATGTGACGCGCACCAAGCCGTTCCAGCGCCCGGTCAACACCGTGTTCCAGAGCTACGCGCTGTTCCCGCACATGACGATCCTCGAGAACGTCGCGTTCGGGCTGCGGCGGCGGAGGATCGGCGACCCGATCGCCAAGGCGCATGAGGCGCTGCGGCTCGTGGAGCTCGACCATCTGGCCGCGCGCCGGCCCGCGCAGCTGTCCGGCGGACAGCAGCAGCGCGTCGCGCTCGCCCGCGCCGTGGTCAACCGTCCGGCGCTCCTGCTCCTCGACGAGCCGCTCGGCGCGCTCGACCTCAAGCTGCGCCGGCAGATGCAGCTGGAGCTGAAGAGCATCCAGACCGAGGTCGGCCTGACCTTCGTGCACGTCACGCACGACCAGGAGGAGGCCATGACCATGGCCGACACTGTCGCTGTGATGAACAAGGGGCGGATCGAGCAGATGGGCTCGCCGGAGATCCTGTACGAGCTGCCGTCGACGGTGTTCGTCGCCAACTTCCTCGGCCAGTCGAACCTGTTCGCCGGTCCGGTCAAGGACTCGGGCGCGGAGACCCTCGGCGTCGACGTCGGGGGAGAGCGCATCCAGGTGCCCCGCTCGCGGGCGCAGCGGACGAGCGGCTACGTGACCGTCGGCGTCCGTCCGGAGAAGCTGACCCTGCACGCCGACCCCGCCGGCATCGCGTCGGGCGCGAACCGGCTCGGGCCGGGCCGCGTGACCGACGTGTCGTTCAGCGGCGTGAGCACGCAGTACCTCGTCGACGTGCCGGGACTCGGCACCGTGGTCGTGTTCGCGCAGAACACGACCAGCGGACCGGTCGCCGGCCTCGGCGCTGAGGTCTGGGTGGCGTGGGACCCCGCGCACACGTTCGTCCTCGCCGACGAGCCGCCCGCGGACGGCCGCTTCGTCGACGACGCGGACACGCAGGCGCTGGCCGCGCAGGCCCGGGAGCGGATGCTGACGGAGCTGGAGGAGGCCTGA
- a CDS encoding 1-deoxy-D-xylulose-5-phosphate reductoisomerase, translated as MRRVIILGSTGSIGTQALDVVAANPDRFRVVGLSAGRNAADLAAQAERFGVVDTALGADDSELLVRSVEADVVLNGITGSVGLGPTLAALEVGAMLALANKESLIVGGGLVKRAAAPGQIVPVDSEHSAIAQALRSGYRDEVRRLVLTASGGPFRGRSRESLRDVTPQEALAHPTWDMGLVVTTNSSTLVNKGLEVIEAHLLFDVPYDRIDVTVHPQSVIHSMVEFVDGSTIAQASPPDMRLPISLGLGWPDRVPDVGVPLDWTTAHTWTFEPLDDEAFPAVSLAKRVGMAAGTYPAVFNAANEQAVAAFHAGAIGYLDILGTVERVVDAHVPAGELTRESLAESERWARAKADALMAGR; from the coding sequence GTGCGCAGAGTCATCATCCTCGGGTCCACCGGTTCGATCGGCACGCAGGCGCTCGACGTCGTCGCGGCGAACCCGGACCGGTTCCGCGTCGTCGGCCTGAGCGCCGGACGCAACGCCGCCGACCTCGCCGCGCAGGCGGAGCGGTTCGGCGTGGTCGACACCGCGCTGGGCGCCGACGACTCCGAGCTGCTGGTGCGCTCGGTGGAGGCGGATGTGGTGCTCAACGGCATCACCGGCTCGGTCGGGCTCGGGCCGACGCTCGCGGCGTTGGAGGTCGGCGCGATGCTGGCGCTCGCCAACAAGGAGTCGCTGATCGTCGGCGGCGGGCTGGTGAAGCGCGCCGCCGCGCCCGGGCAGATCGTCCCGGTCGACTCCGAGCACTCCGCCATCGCGCAGGCGCTGCGGTCCGGCTACCGCGACGAGGTGCGGCGGCTGGTGCTGACGGCCTCGGGTGGCCCGTTCCGCGGCCGGTCGCGCGAGTCGCTGCGCGACGTGACGCCGCAGGAGGCGCTCGCGCATCCCACCTGGGACATGGGCCTCGTCGTCACCACCAACTCCTCGACCCTGGTCAACAAGGGCCTCGAGGTCATCGAGGCGCACCTGCTGTTCGACGTGCCCTACGACCGGATCGACGTCACCGTGCATCCGCAGTCCGTCATCCACTCGATGGTGGAGTTCGTGGACGGCTCGACGATCGCGCAGGCGTCGCCGCCGGACATGCGCCTGCCGATCTCGCTCGGCCTCGGCTGGCCGGACCGCGTCCCGGACGTCGGCGTGCCGCTCGACTGGACGACCGCGCACACATGGACCTTCGAGCCGCTCGACGACGAGGCCTTCCCGGCCGTGTCGCTGGCGAAGCGGGTCGGGATGGCCGCGGGGACCTATCCCGCCGTCTTCAACGCCGCGAACGAGCAGGCCGTGGCCGCGTTCCACGCCGGCGCGATCGGGTACCTCGACATCCTGGGCACGGTCGAGCGGGTCGTGGATGCGCACGTCCCGGCGGGCGAACTCACCCGGGAGTCGTTGGCCGAGTCCGAGCGCTGGGCGCGCGCGAAGGCCGACGCCCTGATGGCCGGGCGCTGA
- a CDS encoding asparaginase has protein sequence MSAVAAEVFSVDEAVELAVVERSGFVESRHAGSAVVLGPDGAIVRSLGAPERPVFPRSSMKPFQAVAVMGAGVPLEGASAVLATASHAGTPAHLSVVRKLLAQGQLAEDALRCPADWPLDGASRDELVRAGEHKHPVYMNCSGKHAAMLLACRVNGWPTESYLDPTHPVQQHIRDTIERLTGEKVVATGVDGCGAPVHAMSLVALARGIQRIATASEGSPFALFRNAALLKNAVLADGWAIDGPGRANTVVIDELGVFAKGGAEGVMVMAAPDGTTVTLKILDGSLRAASIVALRLLADAGALTHDDVDRVAPRLDLAVLGRGEPVGSIRASY, from the coding sequence GTGAGCGCGGTGGCGGCAGAGGTCTTCTCCGTCGACGAGGCCGTCGAGCTGGCGGTCGTCGAGCGCAGCGGCTTCGTGGAGTCGCGGCACGCGGGCTCCGCGGTCGTGCTGGGCCCGGACGGCGCGATCGTCCGCTCGCTCGGCGCTCCCGAGCGCCCGGTGTTCCCGCGGTCGAGCATGAAACCGTTCCAGGCCGTGGCGGTCATGGGTGCGGGCGTCCCGCTGGAGGGTGCGAGCGCCGTGCTGGCAACCGCCAGCCACGCGGGCACACCCGCTCACCTGTCCGTCGTGCGCAAGCTGCTCGCGCAGGGCCAGCTGGCGGAGGATGCGCTCCGCTGCCCGGCCGACTGGCCGCTCGACGGCGCATCCCGCGACGAGCTGGTGCGCGCCGGCGAGCACAAGCACCCGGTCTACATGAACTGCTCGGGCAAGCACGCCGCGATGCTGCTCGCCTGCCGCGTCAACGGCTGGCCGACCGAGAGCTACCTCGACCCGACGCATCCGGTGCAGCAGCACATCCGTGACACGATCGAGCGGCTGACCGGCGAGAAGGTCGTCGCGACCGGCGTCGACGGCTGCGGCGCCCCGGTCCACGCGATGTCGCTCGTCGCGCTCGCCCGCGGCATCCAGCGCATCGCGACGGCGTCCGAGGGCTCGCCGTTCGCGCTGTTCCGCAACGCGGCGCTGCTCAAGAACGCGGTGCTCGCGGACGGCTGGGCGATCGACGGTCCCGGCCGCGCCAACACCGTCGTCATCGACGAGCTCGGCGTCTTCGCCAAGGGCGGCGCCGAGGGCGTCATGGTCATGGCCGCACCCGACGGCACCACCGTCACGCTGAAGATCCTCGACGGCAGCCTCCGCGCCGCGTCCATCGTCGCCCTCCGCCTGCTGGCCGACGCCGGCGCCCTCACCCACGACGACGTCGACCGCGTCGCCCCCCGCCTCGACCTCGCCGTCCTCGGCCGCGGCGAGCCCGTAGGCTCCATCCGCGCCTCCTACTAG
- a CDS encoding ABC transporter permease, protein MTEMTTITDTTTPPSAARGRRRFKGFGLGVYAFLALAFLLIPIVYTFVFSFNDAIKNNIAWRGFTLHNWTNVCDAAGICDAFMASIIIGVISTIIATALGTMIAIALMRYRFRFRSQTSLLLFLPMASPEVVLGAGLAAQFLSLGVNKGFLTIIIAHVMFCISFVVVTVKARVASLDPALEEAGRDLYGSPNAVFWRITFPLLLPGILSAALLSFSLSFDDFIITNFNAGAVTTFPMYIYIAASRGIPAQANVIASAVFILTLLVVLISQLTAAARAKRLARQ, encoded by the coding sequence GTGACGGAGATGACCACGATCACCGACACGACCACGCCGCCGAGCGCGGCGCGCGGGCGGCGGCGCTTCAAGGGGTTCGGCCTCGGCGTGTACGCGTTCCTCGCGCTCGCCTTCCTGCTCATCCCGATCGTCTACACGTTCGTGTTCTCGTTCAACGACGCGATCAAGAACAACATCGCCTGGCGCGGCTTCACGCTGCACAACTGGACGAACGTCTGCGACGCCGCCGGGATCTGCGACGCCTTCATGGCCAGCATCATCATCGGCGTGATCTCGACGATCATCGCGACGGCGCTCGGCACGATGATCGCGATCGCGCTCATGCGGTACCGCTTCCGATTCCGGTCGCAGACCAGCCTGCTGCTGTTCCTGCCGATGGCGAGCCCGGAGGTCGTGCTCGGCGCGGGCCTGGCCGCCCAGTTCCTCAGCCTCGGTGTGAACAAGGGCTTCCTGACGATCATCATCGCCCACGTCATGTTCTGCATCAGCTTCGTGGTGGTGACGGTGAAGGCGCGCGTCGCGTCGCTCGACCCGGCGCTGGAGGAGGCGGGACGCGACCTCTACGGCTCGCCGAACGCGGTCTTCTGGCGCATCACGTTCCCGCTGCTGCTTCCGGGCATCCTGTCGGCGGCGCTGCTGTCGTTCTCGCTCAGCTTCGACGACTTCATCATCACGAACTTCAACGCCGGCGCCGTGACCACGTTCCCGATGTACATCTACATCGCGGCGTCCCGCGGCATCCCGGCTCAGGCGAACGTGATCGCGAGCGCGGTCTTCATCCTGACCCTGCTCGTGGTGCTCATCTCGCAGCTGACCGCCGCGGCCCGCGCCAAGCGTCTCGCCCGCCAGTAA
- a CDS encoding acyl-phosphate glycerol 3-phosphate acyltransferase, producing MSIDQTDEGVAEVQKPGALYYAGRILMAPLLKLVYRPHVIGKRNVPKHGKVILASNHLSFIDSVVIPMTAPRRVQFLAKSSYFEGTGAKGRISRTFFTAIGAVGVKRGAGAAAQEALDQSRRIIDTGAAFALYPEGTRSLDGRLYKGRTGIGWLALTTGAVVVPVGLIGTDEMQPVGAKFPKPHRITVRFGEPLDLSHFGPAESGRARRQATDAIMAAIHSLTGQELAGVYNEAPPASTVERVKRALRPERF from the coding sequence ATGAGCATCGACCAGACCGACGAGGGAGTCGCCGAGGTGCAGAAGCCCGGCGCGCTCTACTACGCCGGTCGCATCCTGATGGCCCCGCTGCTCAAGCTCGTCTACCGGCCGCACGTGATCGGCAAGCGCAACGTCCCGAAGCACGGCAAGGTCATCCTCGCGAGCAACCACCTGTCGTTCATCGACTCGGTCGTCATCCCGATGACGGCGCCCCGCCGTGTGCAGTTCCTGGCGAAGTCGAGCTACTTCGAGGGCACGGGTGCGAAGGGACGCATCTCGCGCACCTTTTTCACGGCGATCGGCGCCGTCGGGGTCAAACGCGGGGCGGGTGCGGCGGCCCAGGAGGCGCTGGACCAGTCCCGCCGGATCATCGACACGGGAGCCGCGTTCGCGCTGTACCCGGAGGGCACCCGCTCGCTCGACGGCCGCCTCTACAAGGGCCGCACCGGGATCGGCTGGCTCGCCCTGACCACCGGCGCGGTGGTCGTGCCGGTCGGACTCATCGGCACCGACGAGATGCAGCCGGTCGGCGCGAAGTTCCCGAAGCCGCACCGGATCACCGTGCGGTTCGGCGAGCCGCTGGATCTGTCGCACTTCGGGCCGGCCGAATCCGGGCGTGCACGCCGTCAGGCGACGGACGCGATCATGGCGGCCATCCACTCCCTCACCGGGCAGGAGCTGGCCGGGGTCTACAACGAGGCGCCGCCCGCGAGCACCGTGGAGCGCGTGAAGCGGGCGCTGCGACCCGAGCGCTTCTAG
- a CDS encoding peroxiredoxin → MKLEHAYAIDLQWTGNRGTGTSGYKDYGRDHVVSAAGKHSIEGSADRVFFGDRDRWNPEELLLAALSQCHMLSYLAEAARAGVVVVGYTDAATGTMEQTGNGGGHFTEATLRPRVTIADPAQSELAASLHAPASEKCFIAASVNFPVRHAPELLTLA, encoded by the coding sequence ATGAAGCTGGAGCACGCGTATGCGATCGACCTGCAGTGGACGGGGAACCGGGGGACCGGCACCAGCGGCTACAAGGACTACGGGCGCGACCACGTGGTCTCCGCCGCGGGCAAGCACTCCATCGAGGGATCGGCCGACCGTGTGTTCTTCGGCGACCGCGACCGCTGGAACCCCGAGGAGCTGCTGCTGGCGGCCCTCTCGCAGTGCCACATGCTCAGCTACCTCGCCGAGGCGGCGCGGGCGGGCGTCGTCGTCGTCGGCTACACGGATGCGGCGACCGGCACCATGGAGCAGACCGGCAACGGCGGCGGCCACTTCACCGAGGCGACGCTGCGCCCCCGCGTGACGATCGCCGACCCCGCCCAGTCCGAGCTGGCCGCCTCGCTGCACGCCCCCGCCTCCGAGAAGTGCTTCATCGCCGCGAGCGTGAACTTCCCGGTCCGCCACGCCCCCGAGTTGCTCACGCTCGCGTAG
- a CDS encoding polyamine ABC transporter substrate-binding protein: MKPSNLPQDPMIRQLVQSARASQLTRRGLLAGAGAGAAALALAACSTGGATSKPTAAKDQSATDKTLTWANWQAYLDQDDAGKYPTLEAFEKQSGIQVKYDVAVDDNNTYYAKVKDQLKLGKDIGADTVCLTDWMIARWIRLGYVQTFDDSAIPNKKNLVSNLKDVDFDPGRQKSLPWQSGFAGICWNKEKLPNGLKSIDDLWKSDLKGKVGVLSEMRDTMGLLLLQQGVDISKDFSDDDFNKAIDKLTKEVNDGQIRNIKGNSYLNDLKSGDTLAAICWSGDITQLNAEAGDNWQFAIPEAGGTLWSDNFVIPIGSTRKANAEKLIDYYYQPEVAAEVAAWVNYITPVQGAKEAATKIDPSLADNQLIFPDEETLSKVKVFRTLSPAEEQKYQAAFQKVILGA; encoded by the coding sequence GTGAAACCGAGCAACCTCCCGCAAGACCCGATGATCCGCCAGCTCGTCCAGTCGGCGCGCGCCTCCCAGCTCACCCGCCGCGGTCTCCTCGCCGGTGCGGGAGCCGGCGCCGCAGCCCTCGCACTGGCCGCGTGCTCCACCGGGGGAGCCACCTCCAAGCCCACCGCCGCGAAGGATCAGTCGGCGACCGACAAGACGCTCACCTGGGCGAACTGGCAGGCCTACCTCGACCAGGACGACGCGGGCAAGTACCCGACGCTCGAGGCGTTCGAGAAGCAGAGCGGCATCCAGGTCAAGTACGACGTCGCGGTCGACGACAACAACACCTACTACGCCAAGGTGAAGGACCAGCTCAAGCTCGGCAAGGACATCGGCGCCGACACCGTCTGCCTCACCGACTGGATGATCGCCCGCTGGATCCGCCTCGGCTACGTGCAGACGTTCGACGACTCCGCCATCCCGAACAAGAAGAACCTCGTCTCGAACCTGAAGGACGTGGACTTCGACCCGGGCCGACAGAAGTCGCTCCCGTGGCAGAGCGGTTTCGCCGGCATCTGCTGGAACAAGGAGAAGCTGCCCAACGGCCTCAAGTCGATCGACGACCTCTGGAAGTCGGACCTCAAGGGCAAGGTCGGTGTGCTCAGCGAGATGCGCGACACCATGGGCCTCCTGCTCCTGCAGCAGGGCGTCGACATCTCGAAGGACTTCAGCGACGACGACTTCAACAAGGCGATCGACAAGCTCACGAAGGAGGTGAACGACGGTCAGATCCGCAACATCAAGGGCAACTCGTACCTCAACGACCTCAAGTCCGGCGACACCCTCGCCGCGATCTGCTGGTCGGGTGACATCACCCAGCTCAACGCCGAGGCCGGCGACAACTGGCAGTTCGCCATCCCGGAGGCCGGCGGCACCCTGTGGAGCGACAACTTCGTCATCCCGATCGGCTCGACCCGCAAGGCGAACGCCGAGAAGCTGATCGACTACTACTACCAGCCCGAGGTCGCCGCCGAGGTGGCCGCGTGGGTGAACTACATCACGCCGGTGCAGGGGGCGAAGGAGGCGGCGACCAAGATCGACCCGTCGCTCGCCGACAACCAGCTCATCTTCCCCGACGAGGAAACGCTGTCCAAGGTCAAGGTCTTCCGCACGCTGAGCCCCGCGGAGGAGCAGAAGTACCAGGCGGCGTTCCAGAAGGTGATCCTGGGGGCCTGA
- a CDS encoding 4-aminobutyrate--2-oxoglutarate transaminase (catalyzes the formation of succinate semialdehyde and glutamate from 4-aminobutanoate and 2-oxoglutarate), giving the protein MVTAIPGPKSQELHQRRLAVVPTGVSSALPVYIAKANGAILVDVDGNQFVDFGAGIGVTTVGHTETAVVEAAAGQLQDVIHTLFTITPYEEYVRVAELLAEHTPGDHAKKTVLVNSGAEAVENGVKIARKFTGRRAVAVLDHAYHGRTNLTMAMNYKAMPYATGFGPFAGDVYHAPNSYPYRDGLTGPEAAARTIAYLEKVVGASDLACLVAEPIQGEGGFIVPADGYLAALQEWCTANGVVFIADEIQSGMARTGAFYASEHFGVVPDLVLSAKGIAGGLPLAAVTGRAEIMDAAQPGGLGGTFGGNPVAAAAAIAVFETIERNDLLAEGRRIENALKPALEKLQHKYDIIGDVRGVGAMIAVELVKPGTGQTTKEPNPEAVNAIVAAAAQQGILFLNAGTWGNVLRFLPSLAVTDELIADAVSVIDDAIAGL; this is encoded by the coding sequence ATCGTAACCGCCATCCCCGGCCCGAAGTCGCAGGAGCTGCACCAGCGCCGCCTCGCAGTCGTGCCGACCGGCGTGTCGTCCGCCCTGCCGGTGTACATCGCCAAGGCGAACGGCGCGATCCTCGTGGATGTGGACGGCAACCAGTTCGTCGACTTCGGCGCCGGCATCGGCGTGACCACGGTGGGCCACACCGAGACCGCGGTCGTGGAGGCCGCGGCCGGGCAGCTGCAGGATGTCATCCACACCCTCTTCACCATCACGCCGTACGAGGAGTACGTGCGCGTCGCCGAGCTGCTCGCCGAGCACACCCCCGGCGACCACGCCAAGAAGACCGTGCTGGTCAACTCCGGCGCCGAGGCCGTCGAGAACGGCGTGAAGATCGCCCGCAAGTTCACCGGCCGCCGCGCCGTCGCCGTGCTGGACCACGCCTACCACGGCCGCACCAACCTCACGATGGCCATGAACTACAAGGCCATGCCGTACGCGACCGGCTTCGGCCCGTTCGCCGGCGACGTCTACCACGCGCCCAACTCCTACCCGTACCGCGACGGCCTCACCGGCCCCGAGGCGGCCGCCCGCACCATCGCGTACCTCGAGAAGGTCGTCGGCGCGTCCGACCTCGCCTGCCTCGTCGCCGAGCCGATCCAGGGAGAGGGCGGCTTCATCGTCCCGGCCGACGGCTACCTCGCGGCGCTCCAGGAGTGGTGCACCGCCAACGGCGTCGTCTTCATCGCCGACGAGATCCAGTCCGGGATGGCGCGCACCGGCGCGTTCTACGCCAGCGAGCACTTCGGCGTGGTGCCCGACCTCGTGCTGAGCGCCAAGGGCATCGCGGGCGGCCTGCCGCTCGCCGCCGTCACCGGCCGCGCCGAGATCATGGACGCGGCCCAGCCCGGCGGCCTCGGCGGCACCTTCGGCGGCAACCCGGTCGCCGCCGCCGCCGCGATCGCGGTGTTCGAGACCATCGAGCGCAACGACCTCCTCGCGGAGGGACGGCGCATCGAGAACGCCCTCAAGCCGGCGCTCGAGAAGCTGCAGCATAAGTACGACATCATCGGCGACGTCCGCGGCGTCGGCGCGATGATCGCCGTGGAGCTCGTCAAGCCCGGCACCGGGCAGACCACGAAGGAGCCGAACCCGGAGGCGGTCAACGCGATCGTCGCCGCGGCGGCCCAGCAGGGCATCCTGTTCCTCAACGCGGGCACGTGGGGCAACGTCCTGCGCTTCCTGCCGAGCCTCGCTGTGACCGACGAGCTGATCGCCGACGCGGTGTCGGTCATCGACGACGCCATCGCCGGGCTGTGA